GTTCAGCTTGACGCGGCAGTCCGCGCCGCCACCGCAGGCACCCTCGTCCCTCGCCATCGGCATCGCCGCCATCATCGTCCTCGTCCTGGTTGCTTTCCTCATCCTTGGAATGCTACTCGCTCGAAAGAAAGAAAACCAACCGCGGGTCGCCCCGGCGCCACCGCCCGCGCCCCCGATCGGTCTGCCGGGGATCGCCCCCGCGACGAAAATGTGCCCGCGATGCGGCACGACCGTCAACGCGATCGACGTGACGTGCTTCTACTGCGGGTACGCATTCCAGCAACCGCCGGGCGGTCCGACTTAGCCCTCTCCGATTTCGAATACGTCGGATTCCGGGATCTCGAAGTAGAAGAGCGACTGCTCGATCTCCTTCTCCTTCGACATCTCCCGGTCGATGCGCGCGCGCCATCCCGCCTTCAACGCAATCCGCAGGCGTTTGCCGTCCTTCTCGAACGTCACCTCTGGCTCGCGCGCCGGCTCGAGGGAGATGTTCCCTTTCCCGAAGGTGCAGCCGCTGGAGAACTG
The Thermoplasmata archaeon DNA segment above includes these coding regions:
- a CDS encoding formylmethanofuran dehydrogenase subunit E family protein; protein product: MELPEELAALQRFHGHLGVYVTLGLRMGAIGKRRFGHYKGLTATVRSEPEPPMRCVLDGIQFSSGCTFGKGNISLEPAREPEVTFEKDGKRLRIALKAGWRARIDREMSKEKEIEQSLFYFEIPESDVFEIGEG